In [Phormidium] sp. ETS-05, the genomic window AGTCATTTGTCCTTTGTCATTGGTCAAAAGTCCTTTGTCGGCGTGATTTAGGAACAACGGACAAGGGACTTTCTGACAATTTAGGCTCCCGGGTTAGCCAGCTCCTAGGTTTTAACGTGCTGTGGGGAGGCGATCGCCACCGGAGTGAGGGCGCCACGACTGCCTTCAGGCATCGGCGGAGCATCAAGAAAGCCAGGACCAATGCTGTTTTTCACCAAATTGGCCAGCTCTTGCAGTTGGCTGATGGCTTCCGCACCTTCTAGCTTCATCAATTCCCGATCGTCCCGCATTTCCGTCCAAGTAATCCCATAATCGGATACCAGGAAGCGAATCAGGTGATTTTCCCCCAAGCTGACCATAAATGAAGCGCTGTTCATCTGGCCGCCGCAGGTATAGCAGGATGCTAGATAGCCGCGCCGCTCTAGGACGAGAGCCAGAGCTTGCAAGTTCATTACCAAGTCTTTGACGAATTGTCTGTGCTGTTCTGCTAATCTGACAAACACGGTTTTACTCCAACTAAACACACCACGGGTAAAATACTTTTTATATTTTCTTAATATTTGTGCATATTATTCAACCAACCTAGATTTCCCGTAAATACTCACTGGGAGAGTAGAGGTAGGGCATGCTCCAGGAGGGACCTTACACAGGAGGGAGCAAGCATCGGCGAGAGGTTTCAGATTTTACTGGTCAAAGCTCAGAATCGGGGAGCGCTAGCCCATCTCTTTGCCCATAGATACCCATTGCCAAGGGGCAGTTCCTGAGAGTGAGGAAGCTCTAACATAACCCTAATTTGGGGTCAGCCCGGAGGGAAGGAGAGGGTTAAACCCTTGTAGAGGCTGCAATTGGGGGTATTTCGGCTCAACCAATTGATTGCAAATACTTATAGTAAGTATTGGAAATTTATGTTGTTGATGGCATGGAGACCACCACCAGGGAGCAATGGGATGAGCGGGGATCCCCCCGGAAATTAGGCAGCCATTGTCACTGGCAGCACTGACGGCTCTAGTTAACCTGCCACCACCCGAAACTTGGACCAATAAACCGCACGGTGATCCACCAAGCCACCAGCAATCCAATGCCGATCCAGGCGCCGGTTGTACTCCACTTCACAAACTGTTCGGCTTGGCTTTTGGTGATAGGCATCCAGGGCAGGATGGTTTTCTCTTTGCCGTATTTATCTTGTAGTGCTTCCTTGCGACGCTTTGATTCTCCCATACCTAATCTGAGCAATACTCGTAATTTTCATCGATCGTAGCACCTCGGATTATGGTTTGTGGTTTGTGTTTATGTTTCGTGACTTTTCGTGATTTTCCGTAGCGATGAGGGCTGAGGCAGTGGAGAAAGCCCGGTCAGATTGTGATTTGTGTTTATGTTTCGTGACATTTCGTCATGTTTCTTAGCTATTCAGGTTGTGGCGGGGGGTTTAGCTGCAGAAGTAGGTGGCATCGAGGTAGTCAATGCGGGCGTGGGGGCTGAGGGCGGCGAGGACAAGAGAGCCATAGCTGCGGTGGATGACACGACTATCGAGGAGAGCAACTACGCCTTGGCATTGGCGCACCGTGGTGACACTGCGTTGGAGGATATTTAAGGCGGTGGGAAGGAGGTAGAGGCGAAACCAGTCTTGACGCTGGCGTTTGTAGTAGGCGACACGACCAGCCACGATCGGGTCTTCCAGAGAGGGGATGGGCAAAGTGGCGATGACCAGGAGTTTTGGGGGGATCAGAAGCGCCTGATACCGCAACCAGAACTGCCAACCGCAGACTAAAATCCCCTCCGGGCCGAGGTCGGTTGTTTCCACCTGAACCCGAGAGCCAAACTCAGCCGCCAGTAATGCACCGACCCGAGCTTTCAGGGGCAAATCTTCCACGATCATCACCGATATCCCGGGGGCTGGGGCACTGATGCACAGCAACATCCGCAGTTCATTAATCAAAGCCTGTTGAAATTGGGGCGTGTTGGGTAGAGCGAACCGATCGGGCAAGTAGAGCTGAATCAATTCGTTATGCCGATCGGTGCCAAACTTGACACAAGTAACATCCGCCAAACCCACCTGCAGGCGGTAGATGGAGGCTTGGGGGTCTAAATCCAATGCGGACCCGATTAAAACCACCGGCTGCATCAGCCAAACCGGCTGCAAAGCTGATGCCACTTCCATCGGAGCGAGATACAGACTAAATTCGCCGCGATCGCGATCGACCCTAGCCGTCAGGAGCTGGATATCCAAATCCAGACCACTCGCCAAAAACTGCCGCCAAGATTCTGGCAATTCCGTCTCTGGTAGAGACTGATGCAGGCGGTGTAAAATCGATCGCTCCGCCTCATCGAGCAAATAGCACTGATAGGGGTTAGACGGATGGCTAAACAGAGCATGGGTGAGCTGTACCCGCGCATTGCGGATCGCCTCTGTGTGCTGGGGACAAGCCAACATCAGCTCCAACCAGTCAGCCGAGCTAATAATGATGCGAAGAATATCCCGCACTCGTTCCGGGAGTTCTTCGGCACCTTCAATAATGGTGGGAATTCCGGGAGGAATTCCAGGTATTCCCCCACTCCCCACACAGAGGCGGTCTGCCAACCAAACATCCAGAGACACCAGGAGGATGCCCTGGAAGTCCTCAGAGGGCCAGCTCGACCCTTGGCGAATCGGTTTTGAGGACACCATCCACCGCTGTAGCTGGGGGATATCCACAAACTGTAAGCGCTGCTGCACTGACTCCGGTGCCACGATCGCCGCCGGACCCGGCCACATCAACAGCGGCATTAAATAGCTGAGTTGGTGGTGATAGCTACCCCCAGTTTGAATCAGAGCGCTGCGCCCCAAACGCAAAGCCCGAGCCACCAGCCGCCCCATCGTCAAATGATGGGGCCAGTTGGGCTGTCCCTGGGAGCGCAGGAAAGCGCGCAATTGTTGGTGGACTTCGACTTCAATCATCGAGGATTTAGCGCCGCCTTGCGCCACCAAATGACCGCCGGGAAGCGCCAGAAGAGCGCCCGCTGCCAAAACTGCCAGAGCTAGGTTTGGGTTTGTTGTTACTCGGACGAGCTTGCTGGGATGGTTTGAGATTGCTAGAGCCGAAACCAGAGCCACTGGGGCGGTCTTGGTTAGAAGATGGGCGGACCGTGGAGCCAGTGCCAGAATTTGGAGTGTTTCTGATGTTACCTGTAGTCCGCAGTTGGGCAGTCCGGTTTTTTACTGCTGCAGGCGGTTGCTGGTAGCGGGTTTGGTAGCGGTCCACCGCTTGGGAATAGGTGCTACCGTAACCGCCATAGCCCGTCATAATTCCCGGCTGGTAAACTGGCGGCACATAGTATTGGGGGGTAAATAGGAGGTTGCCCACCATTTGTCCCGCCAAAGCTCCGGCAAAAGGCGTCCAGAAGCTGGACTGTTGACGCACCACCACCACTTCTTCGCGACCAGTTTGGGGATTGGTGCGATTTTCCGTCACCGCATGGACGTACTCGATTTGAAAATTCTCACTTAAGTGTAAAGAGGCTTGGCCGGATTTGATGTCCAGATAGCTGTTTTGACCGGCGGTGATTTCTGCCTCAGTCAGCCGAGCCATGCGCAAGTCCGTGGTGGTAAATACCGATGGGGAAGCATTGAGCAAAAACAACCGGTAGGAGCCATCAACGTCATTGTAGGTGGCTTGCTGGACAGGATATTGGCCATCAGCCAGCCGCGATTGCACCGGAGTCGGTGTGGAAACGGCGGAAGTGGTGGAACCACCGCAGGCGGCAGTAGTGAAACAGAGGATTGCGATCGAGAACCAAACAATTAGTTTGCGTAACATGAGATTTTTGTCTGAAGGAGAGAACCTCAGAGACAGAGAGGACACAGAGGACAGCCACAAAGAACTTTATAGAGGAATCAACTCTGGAAAATGTTCGTAGAGCTGGTCTTCGCTCAGTTGGTCCCCCAGTTGAGCGGGGGAGAAATGCACGCTAATGGCGCGCAGGTTCTTTTGATAGTGTAGATTAATCAGAGATTTTAGTCCGGCCTGCATAGCCTCCATATGGGCCAAATCTGTTTCTAGGGAAGGTACTTCCCCCTCAAAAGCCACGGTAATCATTACCACCAGGTTGGTGGTGACGGGCAAGGAGAGGGGGGCATCGGTCGGGTCATTATCACTGAAGTTTGGTTCACTTAAGTATCGTTGGCTGGAGTCGGTAAATAACTCGTTCCAGTAATCACCCGCCAGTCCTTCTTCCCAAAACACATCCCCTTCATTGGCGGCGGAACGCCAGTAGGTATCAGAACGGAGTAAGTTTTCGCAGATTTCCACCAGTCCGTCGCCGAGGACTTCTAAATCGCCATCAGCGTCGATCGCGTTGAAGGCGGCGCGGTTGAGAACCCCCAAGAGGGGGGCGACTTCCGCACCACCAAGGTGGAGGAACAGACGACAGACCACAAACCGAGTGCGGCCAATCATTTGGTTAAAGCGATCGCCAATAGAACTCATAATTGATTTTCCCGACCAGGGCAATTGTCAGCTTAACTTTCCAAATAATAGAAGCCTTGGATAAATTCCACCAGCAAGTTGAGAGAAGGGAGGGCCAATTTATCCGAGCTTTTGGCCATACCCGCCACCGCCGTCATCCCCCCAGCATTATTCATCAAGCGCTGTCCGAAATTAGGGTGGGTAAAAACCTGCAAACTGCGATCGCTCGAGTTGCTCAAGAGGATACGGGTGGGAGATTGGAAGAAAGAAATCTCCTCCGTATTCATACCATTTGGCATCGATACCTTCAACTTATTAACCGTTTGAATGGTCTCATTAAGAGCCAAACTCAATTGCCTGATTTGCCGGAGCGTATCTTTACTGTGGCTATTAATCGCGTGAGCTTGCAGCATTTTCATCAAAGTGATGATATTTTTCTGAATCGGCTCCGCATCCCGAAACGGAAGACAGGCCAGATAAGACGTAGAAAAGATATCCGTGTCGCTGTCCAGGCGGAAAATAATCGTAGTGCGGCGGTAGCCCACATCAATGCTAGGCGGCGGAATTTTCACCGGCGATTGCTGGGAGATTTGGTGATAAGCGGTGGCCAAGGCAAAATTAGCATCTTGGTCTAAAGGCGCGTCAATGATAATTCTGACTAAAGGGCGGGTTTGATTAAAAAACTGCTTCGCCTCTTCCGCTGTGAACTTGTAAATCTCACTGCGATCGCCATGTTGGCTGAGGTCCACCCATTCACAGGTGATGCCCTCCGTCTTCAAGCCATAGCGAGAAACCCCAAACAGCTTCGCACCAGTTAAAGTCGCCCCCGACATATCCGCCCCCATCCACTCCACCCGGATCAGATTTGCCTGAGTTAAATCCGCGTGAACGCAACTAGCATTGGTTAAATTAGCATTGCTCAAATCAGCTCCGAGCAAGTTGGCGCCACTCAACTTCGCCTCCGTCATATCGACCCATCTCAAGTTAGCCCCACTCAGGTCCGCCCAGCGGAGATTCGCCCCCCGCAAGATAGCACCGCTGAGGTTAACCCGACTGAGGTTGGCATGTCTCAAGTCCGCATCGGTCAGATCCGCCCGACTCATATCCGATCGGCTCAGATCCGTACCGCTCAGAGTTGCCCCTTCCAGGTTCGCCCCCGCCAGAGAGGTGCCCCGCATATCCGCTTCACTCAAGTTAGCGCCACTCAAATTCACCTGTCGCAGCTTCGCTTCCCGCAAATCCGCCCCATTCAGGTTCGCCTCCTTGAGATTGGCACGGCTCAAGTCAGCACGGATCAGCTCAGCGCGAATCAACGCCGCTTGCATCAGCTCCGCCTCACTCATATTTGCCCGCACCAAATTAGCCACATTGAGAATGGCGCCATTTAATTTTGCCTTATTGAGATTAGCTCCGCTTAATCTGGCCACATTAAGTTTCGCCCCGCTCAGGTTGGCGTCACTGAGATTGCAACCACTGAGATTGGCAATACTCAAAATCGCATCGGTGAAATTAATCCCAGTGAGATTGGCGCGACTCAGGTTGATTTCAGGTATGGAGATACCGACAAAGTTTCTTTCTCCTGTAGCATATTTTCTGATAATTTCCTCAGCTTGCATAGACTATACCGTGGTGGTCATTGGTCATTGGTAACATGTCCCTTGTCCCAAGGCAATTGTCTTTTGTCAAGTAACAATTGACAAGGGACAAATGACAAATTTATTGAATTTTAGTGGCATCAGATGCTACGGAACTCAACCCCTTAATAAAATTGACCACGATGCTGACTGGGGGAAGGTTTAACGATGGTCCACCAATCAAACTGCTCGGGGGTAAACCGATACCAGCGGTCAAGTTGACCAACCGCTTGCCAAAATTCGGGTGGTGGTGGACATCTAAGGTACGATTACCGGAATTAGTTAAAATCGTTTGGGTGGGGGCTTGGAAAAATTTCCCCCGCTGCACGATGCGGGAGAAGGTAGGGGAGGTTTTGATTTCCTTGACTTTTTCCATTGCTTGATTAAGGACGTTTCTGATATCTTCTGATTCAATCATCTGGACGAGATGAACC contains:
- a CDS encoding DUF1815 family protein, with product MFVRLAEQHRQFVKDLVMNLQALALVLERRGYLASCYTCGGQMNSASFMVSLGENHLIRFLVSDYGITWTEMRDDRELMKLEGAEAISQLQELANLVKNSIGPGFLDAPPMPEGSRGALTPVAIASPQHVKT
- a CDS encoding DUF2839 domain-containing protein, whose translation is MGESKRRKEALQDKYGKEKTILPWMPITKSQAEQFVKWSTTGAWIGIGLLVAWWITVRFIGPSFGWWQVN
- a CDS encoding helicase C-terminal domain-containing protein, whose translation is MAAGALLALPGGHLVAQGGAKSSMIEVEVHQQLRAFLRSQGQPNWPHHLTMGRLVARALRLGRSALIQTGGSYHHQLSYLMPLLMWPGPAAIVAPESVQQRLQFVDIPQLQRWMVSSKPIRQGSSWPSEDFQGILLVSLDVWLADRLCVGSGGIPGIPPGIPTIIEGAEELPERVRDILRIIISSADWLELMLACPQHTEAIRNARVQLTHALFSHPSNPYQCYLLDEAERSILHRLHQSLPETELPESWRQFLASGLDLDIQLLTARVDRDRGEFSLYLAPMEVASALQPVWLMQPVVLIGSALDLDPQASIYRLQVGLADVTCVKFGTDRHNELIQLYLPDRFALPNTPQFQQALINELRMLLCISAPAPGISVMIVEDLPLKARVGALLAAEFGSRVQVETTDLGPEGILVCGWQFWLRYQALLIPPKLLVIATLPIPSLEDPIVAGRVAYYKRQRQDWFRLYLLPTALNILQRSVTTVRQCQGVVALLDSRVIHRSYGSLVLAALSPHARIDYLDATYFCS
- a CDS encoding DUF1517 domain-containing protein; translated protein: MSSIGDRFNQMIGRTRFVVCRLFLHLGGAEVAPLLGVLNRAAFNAIDADGDLEVLGDGLVEICENLLRSDTYWRSAANEGDVFWEEGLAGDYWNELFTDSSQRYLSEPNFSDNDPTDAPLSLPVTTNLVVMITVAFEGEVPSLETDLAHMEAMQAGLKSLINLHYQKNLRAISVHFSPAQLGDQLSEDQLYEHFPELIPL
- a CDS encoding pentapeptide repeat-containing protein translates to MQAEEIIRKYATGERNFVGISIPEINLSRANLTGINFTDAILSIANLSGCNLSDANLSGAKLNVARLSGANLNKAKLNGAILNVANLVRANMSEAELMQAALIRAELIRADLSRANLKEANLNGADLREAKLRQVNLSGANLSEADMRGTSLAGANLEGATLSGTDLSRSDMSRADLTDADLRHANLSRVNLSGAILRGANLRWADLSGANLRWVDMTEAKLSGANLLGADLSNANLTNASCVHADLTQANLIRVEWMGADMSGATLTGAKLFGVSRYGLKTEGITCEWVDLSQHGDRSEIYKFTAEEAKQFFNQTRPLVRIIIDAPLDQDANFALATAYHQISQQSPVKIPPPSIDVGYRRTTIIFRLDSDTDIFSTSYLACLPFRDAEPIQKNIITLMKMLQAHAINSHSKDTLRQIRQLSLALNETIQTVNKLKVSMPNGMNTEEISFFQSPTRILLSNSSDRSLQVFTHPNFGQRLMNNAGGMTAVAGMAKSSDKLALPSLNLLVEFIQGFYYLES